From Medicago truncatula cultivar Jemalong A17 chromosome 7, MtrunA17r5.0-ANR, whole genome shotgun sequence, a single genomic window includes:
- the LOC25497637 gene encoding zinc finger protein CONSTANS-LIKE 2 — protein sequence MLEQDFLTTTSATATVRSAGTWARTCDTCRSAPCAVFCRADSAYLCAACDARIHAANRVASRHERVWVCEACERAPAAFLCKADAASLCSTCDADIHSANPLASRHQRVPILPISGYLYGPPATLLGAEDEGFVRGGCEVEEEEDEGVDHDMEDENEAASWLLLNPLKNNNNNSNNNISNDHNQVANNGYLFSGEVDEYLDLVDCNSCGGDENTFTTNNTHHHDEYSQQQQQQDHYGVPQKSYVGDSVVPVQQQQVQNFQLGLEFESSKAGFSYNGGSISQSVSVSSMDVGVVPESTMTYSRPPKGTIDLFSGPSIQMSSHFSPMDREARVLRYREKKKTRKFEKTIRYASRKAYAETRPRIKGRFAKRTDVEAEVDQMFSTSLITEVGYGIVPSF from the exons ATGTTGGAGCAAGATTTCCTCACCACCACCTCAGCCACAGCCACTGTAAGGTCTGCGGGAACGTGGGCACGAACATGTGACACGTGCCGCTCGGCCCCATGCGCGGTTTTCTGCCGCGCAGACTCGGCATATTTATGTGCCGCGTGTGATGCACGCATCCACGCGGCAAACCGTGTAGCCTCGAGGCACGAACGCGTCTGGGTCTGTGAGGCCTGCGAGCGTGCCCCGGCGGCTTTTCTTTGTAAAGCTGATGCTGCTTCTCTTTGCTCCACTTGTGATGCTGATATCCACTCTGCTAACCCTCTTGCAAGCCGCCACCAACGTGTCCCGATTCTTCCAATTTCCGGTTACCTATACGGTCCTCCGGCCACCCTTTTAGGTGCCGAAGATGAAGGCTTCGTCCGCGGTGGTTGTGAGGTGGAGGAAGAGGAGGATGAAGGTGTTGATCATGATATGGAAGATGAAAATGAAGCAGCTTCATGGCTTTTGTTGAATCCTCTAaagaacaacaataacaatagtAACAACAACATTAGCAATGATCATAATCAAGTGGCTAATAATGGATATTTGTTTAGTGGAGAAGTTGATGAGTATTTGGACCTTGTTGATTGTAATTCTTGTGGTGGTGATGAAAACACTTTCACTACCAATAATACTCATCATCATGATGAGTAtagtcaacaacaacaacaacaagatcaTTATGGTGTTCCTCAAAAAAGCTATGTTGGTGATAGTGTTGTTCCTGTTCAACAACAGCAGGTACAGAATTTTCAACTTGGGTTGGAATTTGAGTCTTCCAAAGCTGGATTCAGTTACAATGGTGGTTCTATTAGTCAAAGT GTTTCAGTTTCATCAATGGATGTTGGTGTTGTACCAGAATCAACCATGACCTATTCAAGACCTCCAAAAGGAACAATTGACCTATTTTCAGGTCCTTCTATTCAAATGTCTTCCCATTTCTCTCCAATGGATAGAGAAGCAAGAGTCTTAAGGTacagagagaaaaagaagacaagaaaatttgagaaaacaatTAGGTATGCTTCAAGGAAAGCCTATGCAGAAACTCGACCGCGTATAAAAGGTCGATTCGCGAAGAGAACAGATGTAGAAGCTGAAGTTGATCAAATGTTTTCCACATCACTAATTACAGAAGTTGGATATGGAATTGTTCCCTCTTTCTGA